In Daucus carota subsp. sativus chromosome 4, DH1 v3.0, whole genome shotgun sequence, one DNA window encodes the following:
- the LOC108218265 gene encoding auxin-responsive protein SAUR15: MLGKKFYAVKKLAKKVQSMKKVDSEQSQRHSLLKDSGDHEDDQYSTPTGFLAVYVGEDRKRFVVPTGYLSHPLFKMLLEKAYKEFGFKQMSGLVVPCSVAAFQEVISAVECCNGNFDFGNLVEEFLS, from the coding sequence ATGTTGGGGAAGAAGTTTTATGCGGTTAAGAAGCTAGCCAAGAAGGTTCAGTCTATGAAGAAGGTTGATTCTGAACAGTCGCAACGTCATTCTCTGCTAAAAGACAGTGGTGATCACGAAGATGATCAGTACTCCACCCCTACCGGCTTTTTGGCTGTGTATGTGGGAGAGGACAGGAAGAGGTTCGTCGTTCCCACGGGGTACCTGTCTCACCCTTTATTCAAGATGCTGCTAGAAAAGGCGTACAAAGAGTTTGGTTTCAAGCAGATGAGTGGATTGGTGGTTCCTTGTAGTGTCGCTGCATTTCAAGAAGTGATAAGTGCAGTGGAATGTTGCAATGGAAATTTTGATTTCGGAAACTTGGTTGAGGAGTTCCTTTCATAG
- the LOC108215796 gene encoding uncharacterized protein LOC108215796 yields the protein MSEQHKSRPVGGTEYSWCKAVPGGTGITVLALHLTTPPNIPFLQNALRNLQISHPNLRSKLSFNSTTHTFSLATPSTPDVTIHVSGESSTSQLINDSSESSLTPFQLIVEHEMNNNAWINQDGSVPESIDVVFVTVYNLSESEWAVVLRIHTAACDRTGALSCLREILGMMKSGEDSGGFKEEWEVSLGIEDCVPDGKAHKPFWARGVNMLGYSLNSLRLAHLDFVDAEVSRSSRFVRLKMNSDDTSRILSGCESRGIKLCGLLEAAGLIAARSSKNLPEGQWEKYSVATLTDCRSLLDPVLTPGHVGFYHSAIINSHDIQGGENLWELANRTYMAFANAKKNNKHFSDVADLNFLMCKAIDNPGLTPSAALRTSLISVFEDPVIEHTSHLRQEIGLEDYVGCASIHGVGPSIALFDTIRDGELDCACVYPSPLHSRKQMEDLISEMKRILLDGCKEEEEA from the exons ATGTCTGAACAACACAAGTCCCGCCCGGTCGGCGGCACAGAGTACAGCTGGTGCAAAGCAGTCCCCGGCGGCACCGGCATCACTGTCCTAGCCCTCCACTTAACAACCCCTCCCAACATCCCCTTTCTCCAAAATGCCCTCCGCAATCTCCAAATTTCCCACCCTAACCTCCGCTCCAAGCTCTCCTTCAACTCCACCACACACACCTTCTCACTCGCCACTCCCTCCACCCCTGACGTCACAATCCACGTCAGCGGTGAATCCTCCACGTCACAACTCATCAACGACTCATCCGAGTCATCACTCACTCCGTTCCAGCTCATCGTCGAGCACGAAATGAACAACAATGCCTGGATCAATCAGGATGGCTCAGTTCCCGAGAGCATTGATGTGGTGTTTGTTACTGTGTACAATTTAAGTGAATCGGAGTGGGCTGTGGTGCTGAGGATTCACACGGCGGCGTGCGATAGAACCGGGGCGTTGTCGTGTTTGAGAGAGATTTTGGGGATGATGAAGAGCGGTGAGGATAGCGGTGGATTTAAAGAAGAGTGGGAGGTTAGTTTGGGGATTGAAGATTGTGTTCCGGATGGGAAGGCTCATAAGCCGTTTTGGGCACGGGGTGTGAATATGCTTGGTTACTCTTTGAATTCTTTGAGATTGGCTCATTTGGATTTTGTGGATGCTGAGGTATCGAGATCGTCGCGGTTTGTGAGGTTGAAGATGAATTCGGATGATACTAGTCGGATTCTTTCT GGCTGCGAATCAAGAGGGATAAAACTATGTGGGCTCTTGGAGGCTGCCGGATTAATTGCAGCTCGTTCCTCGAAAAACCTTCCTGAAGGACAATGGGAGAAGTACTCAGTTGCAACACTTACTGACTGTCGTTCTCTTCTTGACCCAGTACTTACTCCTGGTCATGTGG GTTTCTACCATTCTGCCATCATAAATTCACACGACATACAGGGAGGTGAAAATCTGTGGGAGCTTGCTAATAGAACTTACATGGCTTTCGCTAATGCTAAGAAAAACAACAAACATTTTTCAGACGTGGCTGATCTAAATTTTCTCATGTGCAAGGCCATTGACAACCCTGGTCTGACACCGTCAGCGGCTCTAAGAACTTCACTTATCTCAGTGTTCGAGGACCCTGTCATTGAACATACTAGCCATTTACGTCAAGAAATTGGGTTGGAAGACTATGTGGGGTGCGCCTCAATTCATGGTGTAGGCCCTTCTATAGCTCTATTTGATACAATAAGGGACGGGGAACTGGACTGTGCTTGTGTTTATCCGTCCCCCTTGCATTCGAGGAAGCAAATGGAAGATTTAATTAGTGAAATGAAGCGCATTCTTTTGGATGGTTGCAAGGAAGAGGAGGAAGCTTAG